A stretch of the Gossypium hirsutum isolate 1008001.06 chromosome D07, Gossypium_hirsutum_v2.1, whole genome shotgun sequence genome encodes the following:
- the LOC107956761 gene encoding DNA-directed RNA polymerases I and III subunit RPAC2 gives MLCSQMVTFCGYSIPHPSEARVNIRVQTTGDPAREVLKEACQNLMLMCRHVRCTFDKAVEDFKARNAVKAMKIDSQDSSGDDSEESE, from the exons ATGTTGTGCAGCCAAATGGTTACATTCTGTGGCTACAGTATTCCTCATCCTTCAGAGGCTCGAGTTAATATTAGAGTTCAAACCACTG GTGATCCAGCAAGAGAGGTATTGAAAGAGGCATGTCAAAATCTGATGTTGATGTGTAGGCATGTGAGGTGCACTTTTGACAAGGCTGTTGAAGATTTTAAAGCAAGAAATGCTGTGAAGGCTATGAAAATTGATTCACAAGACAGTAGTGGTGATGATTCAGAAGAGAGTGAATGA